A window of Micromonospora sp. WMMC415 genomic DNA:
ACGCGGGTGGTGATCGCCGGGTCGAGCAGCGACTGCCCCGCCGCCACCCGCCGGACCGCGTCGACCAGGTCGGTGCCGCGGATCTGCTTGAGCACGTACCCGGCGGCGCCGGCCATGATCGCCGCGAACAAGGCCTCGTCGTCCTCGTACGAGGTGAGGATCAGGCCCTTGATCGACGAGTCCACGGCCCGGATGTCACGGCACACGTCGATGCCGCTGCCGTCCGGGAGCCGTGCGTCGAGGATCGCCACGTCGGGGCGCAGCGCCGGAATCCGTCGCGCCGCCTCCTGGGCCAGGCCGGACTCGCCGACCACCTCGATGTCACCACTGCTGGTGAGCAGGTCGGCCAGGCCACGACGGACGACCTCGTGGTCGTCGAGCAGGAACACGCGGATCATCTCTCGTTTCTACCCGCCGCAGCCGTCACCCGCACGGGCCGAAGGTCCCGACCGTGACCGGCCCGAACGGCACGCTCCGGGGCGTGGCCTGCGGTGCGGCGGGGCGGTGGGTCCTGGCGGGACGGGACGTCCGGCCCTGCTCGGGCGGCCCCGGCGTGACGCACCGTGGGGAGGAACCCACCGAGGGCGGCACCAGCCGTCACGGAAGGAGCGACACCATGGACGCCGGCTACACCGTCGAGCAGCTACGCGCCGCCGCGACCGACGCCGTGCGGGCGCCCTCCCTGCACAACACCCAGCCGTGGCGGTTCCGCCTGCGCGACGGCGGGATCGAGATCCTGGTCGACCCGTCCCGGCGCC
This region includes:
- a CDS encoding response regulator transcription factor is translated as MIRVFLLDDHEVVRRGLADLLTSSGDIEVVGESGLAQEAARRIPALRPDVAILDARLPDGSGIDVCRDIRAVDSSIKGLILTSYEDDEALFAAIMAGAAGYVLKQIRGTDLVDAVRRVAAGQSLLDPAITTRVLERIRSGVEQPRELKSLTEQERRILEYVAEGLTNREIAGKMFLAEKTVKNYVSSVLAKLGLERRTQAAVLATRLLGKTP